A window of Streptomyces marispadix contains these coding sequences:
- a CDS encoding acyl-CoA dehydrogenase family protein, which produces MPASTHTVTNQPPPLVDYDIFEADPALTETVARHAAPEHAEAVRAELSELGLGAGSAEAQEWGRQANEVPPVLRTHDRYGNRVDEVEFHPAWHRLMDRAVGAGLTDAWSRPDGQLRRTAGFYVWSQVEAGHGCPVSMTHAAVPALRREPEVAAEWEPLLSSHVYEPGLDRPARSKAGAIAGMGMTEKQGGSDVRANSTVAVPLTGEGAGSGEYVLTGHKWFCSAPMSDVFLVLAKVGGPEGQEGPEGPEGQGAPEGGGLTCFLVPRVLPDGSRNTFRIQRLKDKLGNRSNASSEVEFDGTTWARRVGEVGRGVATIIEMVAATRLDCVTGSAALMRQAVAQAAHHTAYRSAFGGLLADKPLMQNVLADLALESEAATALTMRLASAFDAAQGDSENAQRERALLRLAVPAAKYWVTKRCTPVVGEALECLGGNGYVEESGMPRLLRESPLNSIWEGSGNVQALDLLRALQRSPEALNAFLEEIGQARGTDHRLDAAVKDLLNELSDLDGIEARARRLVERMAQVLQGSLLVRYAPAAVADAYCASRLGGDWGTAFGTLPHTLDLRAIADRARPGVG; this is translated from the coding sequence ATGCCAGCCTCCACTCACACCGTGACCAATCAGCCGCCGCCCCTTGTCGACTACGACATCTTCGAAGCGGACCCGGCCCTCACCGAGACGGTCGCCCGCCATGCCGCCCCCGAGCACGCCGAAGCCGTACGCGCCGAGCTGAGCGAACTGGGCCTGGGCGCCGGTTCCGCGGAGGCCCAGGAGTGGGGCAGGCAGGCCAACGAGGTGCCGCCCGTGCTCCGTACGCACGACCGCTACGGCAACCGCGTCGACGAGGTCGAGTTCCACCCCGCCTGGCACCGCCTGATGGACAGGGCCGTCGGCGCCGGGCTGACCGACGCCTGGTCACGGCCCGACGGGCAACTCCGGCGCACCGCCGGCTTCTACGTCTGGTCGCAGGTCGAGGCGGGCCACGGCTGCCCGGTGTCCATGACGCACGCGGCGGTGCCCGCGCTGCGCAGGGAGCCCGAAGTCGCCGCCGAATGGGAGCCGCTGCTCTCCTCGCACGTCTACGAGCCGGGCCTCGACCGTCCGGCACGGTCCAAGGCGGGCGCCATCGCCGGTATGGGCATGACCGAGAAGCAGGGCGGCAGCGACGTACGGGCCAACTCGACGGTCGCGGTGCCGCTCACCGGCGAGGGCGCGGGCAGCGGCGAATACGTCCTGACCGGGCACAAGTGGTTCTGCTCGGCGCCGATGTCGGATGTGTTCCTGGTGCTGGCGAAGGTGGGCGGCCCCGAAGGCCAGGAGGGTCCGGAAGGCCCGGAGGGCCAGGGGGCTCCCGAAGGCGGCGGACTGACCTGCTTCCTGGTGCCTCGCGTCCTGCCCGACGGCTCCCGCAACACCTTCCGCATCCAGCGCCTCAAGGACAAGCTCGGCAACCGCTCGAACGCATCCAGCGAGGTCGAGTTCGACGGTACGACGTGGGCCCGCCGCGTCGGCGAAGTCGGCCGAGGCGTCGCCACGATCATCGAAATGGTCGCCGCGACGCGCCTGGACTGCGTCACGGGTTCGGCCGCGCTGATGCGGCAGGCCGTCGCGCAGGCCGCCCATCACACCGCGTACCGCAGCGCGTTCGGCGGGCTGCTCGCGGACAAGCCGCTGATGCAGAACGTACTGGCGGACCTGGCGCTGGAGTCGGAGGCGGCGACGGCCCTCACCATGCGGCTCGCCTCGGCGTTCGACGCGGCGCAGGGGGACAGCGAGAACGCACAGCGGGAGCGCGCGCTGCTGCGGCTGGCCGTGCCCGCCGCCAAGTACTGGGTGACCAAACGCTGCACGCCCGTCGTCGGCGAGGCACTGGAGTGCCTGGGCGGCAACGGCTACGTCGAGGAGTCCGGGATGCCCAGGCTGCTGCGTGAGTCACCGCTCAACTCCATCTGGGAGGGCTCGGGCAACGTACAGGCCCTGGACCTGCTGCGCGCACTCCAGCGCTCACCCGAGGCACTCAACGCCTTCCTGGAGGAGATCGGCCAGGCACGCGGCACCGACCACCGCCTGGACGCCGCGGTCAAGGATCTGCTGAACGAACTCTCCGACCTCGACGGCATCGAGGCCCGCGCCCGCCGCCTCGTCGAACGCATGGCACAGGTCCTCCAGGGATCGCTACTGGTGCGGTACGCGCCCGCGGCGGTGGCCGACGCGTACTGCGCCTCGCGCCTGGGCGGCGACTGGGGCACGGCCTTCGGCACGCTCCCCCACACACTGGACCTCCGCGCGATCGCGGACAGGGCACGGCCGGGGGTGGGGTGA
- a CDS encoding putative T7SS-secreted protein: MTANSQDWSGLGFNPAPGAAHVVDNLVTSMAKLVRHLNEVYAVLDRIKSGKDDTWTGEAAEAFKKHVGKLPTYLRDARDGAAQARKALDGWHQTLLENQPKARSLEAQAKAARAHLNKAESEHRGARSNPDLDLAGRTFSDHDALESAKRRYKAAGDKLDEAVSKLNSARSELDDLIRRAHALEDDHKSVAHAKERAIREAADSTADPDWNDFKDWWGEHGGDVVGVAAGVLGVAAIFCPVLAPFAVGMSLLALGLHSYQYAKEGALWPPQKNVGNYITLGGDLLGAIPGAKLVGTGLATAARESGGIRAMLSGAEGAGRMSSIQQGVRGGWQGFRDGVLVGKQAIEDGAREAPYLIDRTVKHVAQKNLWSESVETAAKRGATAGATGALTASQVPSLLSDSKQAGDLNTSGGAYANVIGGIGDGVHGTSAGIASALGLGAVALGVAQ; encoded by the coding sequence GTGACCGCGAACTCTCAGGACTGGTCGGGCCTCGGCTTCAATCCGGCCCCCGGTGCCGCCCACGTGGTCGACAACCTCGTCACGAGCATGGCCAAGCTGGTACGGCACCTGAACGAGGTGTATGCGGTCCTGGACCGCATCAAGTCCGGCAAGGACGACACCTGGACCGGCGAGGCGGCCGAGGCCTTCAAGAAGCACGTCGGCAAGCTCCCCACCTATCTCCGTGACGCGCGAGACGGCGCGGCCCAGGCCCGCAAGGCCCTGGACGGATGGCACCAGACCCTGCTGGAGAACCAGCCGAAAGCCCGCAGCCTCGAAGCCCAAGCCAAGGCCGCCCGGGCGCATTTGAACAAAGCCGAGTCCGAACACCGCGGCGCCCGTTCCAATCCCGACCTCGACCTCGCCGGCCGTACCTTCTCGGACCACGACGCGCTGGAGAGCGCCAAGCGGCGCTACAAGGCGGCAGGCGACAAGCTCGACGAGGCCGTCTCCAAGCTGAATTCGGCCCGGTCCGAGTTAGACGATCTGATCAGGCGCGCTCACGCCCTCGAAGACGACCACAAGTCCGTGGCCCACGCGAAGGAACGCGCCATCCGCGAGGCGGCCGACAGCACGGCGGACCCTGACTGGAACGACTTCAAGGACTGGTGGGGGGAGCATGGGGGCGACGTGGTCGGGGTTGCGGCGGGTGTGCTTGGCGTGGCAGCGATTTTCTGCCCGGTGCTGGCGCCCTTTGCTGTGGGGATGAGTCTGCTCGCCCTGGGACTGCACTCGTATCAGTACGCCAAAGAAGGTGCGCTGTGGCCCCCGCAGAAGAACGTGGGGAACTACATCACCCTGGGCGGTGATCTGTTGGGTGCCATTCCCGGTGCCAAGTTGGTGGGCACGGGACTGGCAACGGCTGCCCGCGAGAGTGGTGGAATCCGCGCCATGCTGTCAGGGGCGGAAGGCGCGGGCAGGATGTCCAGTATCCAGCAGGGGGTACGGGGCGGTTGGCAAGGCTTCAGGGACGGGGTGCTCGTCGGAAAGCAGGCCATCGAAGATGGAGCCCGGGAAGCCCCTTACCTCATCGACCGCACCGTGAAGCACGTAGCGCAGAAGAACCTTTGGAGTGAGTCGGTTGAGACGGCCGCCAAGCGTGGCGCCACTGCTGGGGCCACCGGAGCACTGACTGCGTCACAGGTTCCCTCTCTGTTATCCGACTCCAAACAGGCAGGGGATCTCAACACCAGCGGTGGTGCGTACGCGAACGTGATCGGTGGGATCGGCGACGGGGTGCATGGCACCTCCGCCGGTATCGCCAGTGCCCTCGGGCTCGGAGCGGTAGCACTGGGGGTCGCTCAGTGA
- a CDS encoding YihY/virulence factor BrkB family protein — translation MQPADETPPRQGGRFRRARVIYQNVPKRKMAWLLLKDTVDSCMEYRVLGLAAEAAFFTLISIPPLLLGLIGLLGYLDAWIGTDTIASIRQNFLNAATAVLSDRGVRQLARPLIDDVIRGGRPDVISLGFALALWSGSRAVNVFIDTITVMYGLDGHRGIVKTRLLAFLLYLVALVVGAVALPLMVAGPDAVLRLVPQAQWLVTVFYWPTVLLLSVAFLTTLYHVSVPVRSPWREDIPGALVALVMWVVGSVLLRLYITNTVEGPTIYGSLAAPVAVLLWIGVSAFAVLVGAAVNAAIDHVWPSVATAAARRMNERMREEAAAEVVAAAAARRAMRSAESTGGEDLEEDAPAEFPERWTKFLPHADIRSRLRSRRKR, via the coding sequence GTGCAACCAGCCGACGAAACCCCACCGCGCCAGGGCGGACGCTTCCGCAGGGCGCGCGTCATCTACCAGAACGTCCCGAAGCGCAAGATGGCGTGGCTGTTGCTCAAGGACACCGTCGACTCGTGCATGGAGTACCGGGTGCTGGGGCTGGCCGCCGAGGCGGCCTTCTTCACCCTGATCTCGATTCCGCCGCTGCTGCTCGGGCTGATCGGGCTGCTGGGTTATCTGGACGCCTGGATCGGCACCGACACGATCGCCTCCATCAGGCAGAACTTCCTCAACGCCGCGACGGCGGTGCTCTCCGACCGCGGGGTGCGGCAGCTCGCTCGTCCCCTCATCGACGACGTCATCCGGGGCGGTCGGCCCGATGTGATCTCGCTGGGCTTCGCGCTGGCGCTGTGGTCGGGGTCGCGTGCAGTGAACGTCTTCATCGACACCATCACCGTGATGTACGGGCTGGACGGGCACCGCGGCATCGTCAAGACGCGGCTGCTGGCGTTCCTGCTGTACCTCGTGGCGCTGGTCGTCGGTGCCGTGGCGCTGCCGCTGATGGTGGCCGGTCCCGACGCGGTGCTGCGGCTGGTGCCGCAGGCGCAGTGGCTGGTGACCGTCTTCTACTGGCCTACGGTGCTGCTGCTGTCGGTGGCCTTCCTCACCACGCTCTACCACGTGTCGGTGCCGGTGCGTTCGCCGTGGCGTGAGGACATTCCGGGTGCGCTCGTGGCGCTGGTGATGTGGGTCGTGGGGAGCGTGCTGCTGCGGCTCTACATCACCAACACCGTTGAGGGGCCCACGATCTACGGTTCGCTGGCCGCTCCCGTCGCCGTGCTGCTGTGGATCGGCGTCTCCGCCTTCGCCGTCCTGGTCGGCGCGGCCGTCAACGCCGCCATCGACCATGTGTGGCCGTCCGTCGCGACTGCCGCCGCCCGCCGCATGAACGAACGCATGCGTGAGGAGGCGGCCGCCGAGGTCGTGGCGGCGGCAGCGGCGCGGCGTGCGATGCGCAGCGCGGAGAGCACGGGCGGGGAGGACCTGGAGGAGGACGCCCCGGCGGAGTTCCCCGAACGCTGGACGAAGTTCCTTCCGCACGCCGACATCCGCTCCCGGCTGCGGTCGCGGCGTAAGCGCTGA
- a CDS encoding carbohydrate kinase family protein, whose translation MPAPPPTADTGGADAAPVAVLGECVADAFVRPPATDAGTPAIGLDVLPGGGPANTAVALARLATPTRFLGRISGDVFGRLFRDHLATSGVDLSHTVAAHEPSTLAVADLDDDGRADYSFHAENTADFQWTAQELATAADGPLTCLHTGSLALVRPPGGEEIEALLSDVRNRATVSIDPNVRPLLVDPAAYRSALPRWCAAADILRLSDDDLTHLAPEGTTLEQAADTFHADGARLVVITLGADGVFASLDGERLHAPATPVTVVDSVGAGDSFMAGFLHSLHAAGTLGTRLDTLRPEQVATALHFGARVAAAVCGVRGANPPWAGEL comes from the coding sequence ATGCCCGCGCCACCCCCCACCGCCGACACCGGCGGCGCCGATGCCGCTCCCGTCGCCGTGCTCGGCGAGTGCGTCGCCGACGCCTTCGTACGTCCACCGGCCACGGACGCGGGCACCCCGGCGATCGGCCTCGACGTACTGCCCGGCGGCGGCCCCGCCAACACCGCCGTCGCCCTCGCCCGGCTCGCCACCCCCACCCGGTTCCTCGGACGCATCTCCGGCGACGTCTTCGGCCGCCTCTTCCGCGACCACCTGGCCACCTCCGGCGTCGACTTGAGCCATACGGTCGCCGCGCACGAGCCCAGCACCCTCGCCGTCGCCGACCTCGACGACGACGGCCGTGCCGACTACTCCTTCCACGCGGAGAACACCGCCGACTTCCAGTGGACCGCGCAGGAACTCGCCACCGCCGCCGACGGCCCCCTGACGTGCCTTCACACCGGCTCACTCGCCCTCGTACGGCCGCCCGGCGGAGAGGAGATCGAGGCGCTGCTCTCCGACGTACGCAACCGTGCCACCGTCTCCATCGACCCCAACGTCCGCCCGCTGCTCGTCGATCCGGCCGCCTACCGCAGCGCCCTCCCACGCTGGTGCGCAGCCGCCGACATCCTCCGCCTCTCCGACGACGACCTCACCCACCTCGCCCCCGAGGGCACCACCCTCGAACAGGCCGCCGATACCTTCCACGCCGACGGCGCCCGCCTCGTCGTGATCACCCTCGGCGCGGACGGCGTCTTCGCCTCCCTCGACGGCGAACGCCTGCACGCCCCGGCAACCCCGGTGACGGTCGTCGACTCCGTCGGCGCGGGCGACTCCTTCATGGCGGGCTTCCTCCACTCCCTCCACGCCGCGGGAACCCTGGGCACCCGCCTCGACACCCTCCGCCCCGAACAGGTCGCCACCGCCCTCCACTTCGGCGCCCGCGTGGCTGCGGCGGTGTGCGGGGTGCGGGGGGCGAACCCGCCTTGGGCCGGGGAGTTGTGA